The proteins below are encoded in one region of Fimbriimonadaceae bacterium:
- the ilvE gene encoding branched-chain-amino-acid transaminase, with amino-acid sequence MPRLVWLNGCLSPLEEATTHVADHAHLYGDGLFEGIRIYARRVFKLDEHLERAYFGCKYLGYEMSIAMPELRAIILDVCKKADIDDGYIRLNITRGTGLGLDPRAVKTAPNVMVMVSSLSLYPPEAYETGLEVITTSYRVINPDALDPRLKCIGRYASNIMAKAEANRAGAGEGLMLNAQGHVAEATGDNIFVVQNGVLRTPHRASGILQGITRATAIELAQREGVEVREETLTRWDIFSADEAFLTGTAAEIIAMVSLDTQPIGDGKPGPLTKRLTQLYREETRTGTEF; translated from the coding sequence TGGAGGAGGCCACGACCCATGTGGCAGACCACGCGCACCTCTACGGAGACGGTCTGTTCGAAGGGATCCGGATCTATGCGCGGCGCGTTTTCAAGCTTGACGAGCACCTCGAACGCGCCTACTTCGGTTGCAAGTACCTCGGCTACGAGATGTCGATCGCGATGCCCGAACTGCGGGCCATCATCCTGGACGTCTGCAAGAAGGCCGACATCGACGACGGCTACATCCGCCTCAACATCACGCGAGGGACGGGCCTCGGCCTCGACCCCCGGGCGGTCAAAACGGCCCCGAACGTGATGGTCATGGTCTCCTCCCTCTCTCTGTACCCGCCGGAGGCCTACGAGACCGGGCTTGAGGTCATCACGACCTCCTACCGTGTGATCAATCCCGACGCGCTCGACCCGCGCCTCAAGTGCATCGGCCGCTACGCGAGCAACATCATGGCCAAGGCAGAGGCCAACCGCGCCGGCGCCGGAGAAGGGCTGATGCTCAACGCCCAGGGCCACGTGGCCGAAGCCACCGGCGACAACATTTTCGTCGTGCAGAACGGCGTCCTGCGGACCCCGCACCGCGCCTCCGGCATCCTCCAAGGCATCACCCGCGCGACCGCCATCGAACTCGCCCAGCGAGAAGGCGTCGAAGTCCGCGAGGAAACACTGACCCGCTGGGACATCTTCAGCGCGGACGAGGCCTTCCTGACGGGAACGGCCGCGGAAATCATCGCCATGGTGAGCCTTGACACCCAGCCGATCGGGGACGGCAAGCCCGGGCCGCTCACGAAGCGGCTGACGCAGCTCTACCGCGAAGAGACGCGCACCGGCACCGAGTTCTGA
- a CDS encoding sigma-70 family RNA polymerase sigma factor, with the protein MSGSPKEDTLAERRWLSALANGDPSALGGIYAIYGEKIFRYTYRMLGNRSDAEDATAETFLRVLRRSRDLKADGAFRTWLFRIARNLCIDKMRQHKLMELPTDAHYTGTEDRAALRVTVQQALDELPLEYREPLILCDLEDVSAKEAAETLNISVPALKSRLYRGRRALRDRLGGSIEKLT; encoded by the coding sequence ATGTCCGGCAGTCCGAAAGAAGACACCTTAGCGGAAAGGCGCTGGCTATCAGCCCTAGCGAACGGAGATCCGAGCGCTCTGGGCGGGATCTACGCGATCTACGGGGAAAAGATATTCCGGTACACGTACCGAATGCTTGGGAACCGGAGCGACGCCGAGGATGCTACGGCCGAGACGTTTCTACGAGTGCTCCGGCGCTCCCGGGACCTCAAGGCCGACGGGGCTTTTCGAACCTGGCTGTTCCGCATCGCAAGGAACCTATGCATCGACAAAATGCGCCAGCACAAGTTGATGGAGCTTCCGACCGACGCGCACTATACAGGGACGGAAGATAGGGCCGCTCTGCGGGTGACCGTGCAGCAAGCTCTCGACGAGCTGCCGCTCGAGTACCGGGAGCCTCTTATCCTCTGCGACTTGGAAGACGTCTCCGCCAAGGAAGCGGCAGAGACACTCAACATCAGCGTGCCAGCCCTCAAGTCAAGGCTGTACCGGGGGAGGCGCGCCCTGAGGGACCGCTTGGGCGGTTCGATAGAGAAACTGACATGA
- the dnaN gene encoding DNA polymerase III subunit beta — MKVTVPRKELSQALAIAGSASSLRSPHAVLQAILIDAEGAQIALTGCDGEMWAKAVSVANVQESGSVCVQARLLSEIVNALPEGSVDFEISGTTVLMKHGQSEWKLLALPAEEFPPIPEVEEQSQLTLTMGDFTEAVESVIFAVSDDLSRAFLTGVLFNYDGALLTMVATDTHRLAVNRLHREGIGSPLNVIVPEKALKTIKTLPVAADDPVTIRFDDTRLMVDVGTAKIVAQLLNGQYPNWERVVPAEFTRTWTIDRTELHENVKRAMILAKDNANRVRFSGVGDKVVISARSEDRGEAKEEVAIISKNGDMEIAFNGRYIMDALSAIPGDGIVAQMTEPSRPAVIRPIENGEDRFCVVMPMALG; from the coding sequence ATGAAGGTCACCGTCCCGCGTAAGGAACTGTCCCAGGCCCTGGCCATAGCCGGTTCTGCCAGTAGCCTCCGTTCGCCCCACGCCGTCCTCCAAGCCATCCTCATCGATGCGGAGGGCGCCCAAATCGCCCTCACCGGCTGTGACGGGGAGATGTGGGCGAAAGCCGTCAGCGTCGCAAACGTCCAAGAAAGCGGTTCCGTCTGCGTCCAAGCGCGGCTCCTCTCCGAGATCGTCAACGCTCTGCCGGAAGGCTCCGTCGACTTCGAGATCTCGGGCACGACGGTGCTCATGAAGCACGGGCAGTCCGAATGGAAACTCCTCGCCTTGCCGGCAGAGGAGTTTCCGCCTATCCCCGAGGTCGAGGAGCAGTCCCAGCTCACCCTCACCATGGGCGACTTCACTGAAGCGGTGGAGTCCGTCATCTTCGCAGTCTCCGACGACCTCAGCCGCGCCTTTCTTACGGGCGTGCTGTTCAACTACGACGGCGCCCTCCTCACGATGGTCGCCACCGACACCCACCGCCTGGCCGTCAACCGGCTGCACCGGGAAGGCATTGGCTCTCCGCTCAACGTTATCGTGCCGGAGAAAGCCCTCAAGACGATCAAGACCCTGCCCGTCGCCGCCGACGACCCCGTCACCATCCGTTTCGACGACACGCGCCTGATGGTCGACGTCGGCACCGCAAAGATCGTCGCCCAGCTTCTGAACGGCCAATATCCCAACTGGGAGAGGGTCGTCCCCGCAGAATTCACCCGCACCTGGACCATCGACCGCACCGAGCTCCACGAGAACGTGAAGCGCGCCATGATCCTGGCCAAGGACAACGCCAACCGCGTCCGCTTCAGCGGCGTGGGCGACAAGGTCGTGATCTCCGCCCGGTCCGAAGACCGCGGCGAAGCGAAGGAAGAAGTCGCGATCATCAGCAAGAACGGCGACATGGAGATCGCCTTTAACGGCCGCTACATCATGGACGCGCTCAGCGCGATTCCTGGCGACGGCATCGTCGCGCAAATGACGGAACCCTCGCGCCCGGCCGTGATCAGGCCGATCGAGAACGGGGAGGATCGCTTCTGCGTCGTGATGCCGATGGCGCTGGGCTGA
- a CDS encoding MerC domain-containing protein: protein MGRRTFDADKLGAFASGLCAVHCALTGLLLGLLPVIGATFLTNPFVEASFISAAVIFGCWAAWRGFRQHKKWGPMALMFIGLGLVFSSHAVLVLGREATGHAHTHSHENPVLAIGAVLGGLTLVAFHIWNHRLMREAACACGLCTIADAAEPDHNPQQAEA from the coding sequence ATGGGTCGTCGCACTTTTGACGCGGACAAACTGGGCGCGTTTGCGAGCGGCCTGTGCGCAGTGCACTGCGCCCTAACGGGTCTGCTCTTAGGCCTGCTGCCAGTCATCGGGGCGACGTTCCTCACGAACCCGTTCGTCGAGGCCAGCTTTATCAGCGCCGCCGTGATTTTTGGTTGCTGGGCGGCGTGGCGCGGGTTCCGGCAGCACAAGAAGTGGGGCCCCATGGCGCTCATGTTTATCGGCCTCGGGTTGGTCTTTTCCAGCCATGCCGTTCTGGTCCTTGGGCGGGAGGCGACGGGCCACGCCCACACCCATTCCCATGAGAACCCGGTCTTGGCGATCGGTGCGGTCTTGGGCGGCTTGACCCTCGTCGCGTTCCACATCTGGAACCACCGGCTGATGCGGGAAGCGGCTTGCGCCTGCGGCCTGTGCACGATCGCCGACGCGGCCGAACCCGACCACAACCCGCAGCAAGCCGAAGCTTAA
- a CDS encoding DinB family protein translates to MTAADILVRQLERQQESFLKMVHRVPKDKLDWSPSEGVRSVLDQFQEVATIVGDHWEIYSDRKMDWDEEKWGAYMERRQQLKTVEELEARLKADTARLVEFTRSLAPEEFAATTQMPFPGDHRVADNIQYHVWNMAYHEGQIAQLLQQLGIDPMG, encoded by the coding sequence ATGACTGCCGCCGATATCCTCGTCCGCCAGCTCGAGCGCCAGCAAGAGTCCTTTCTGAAGATGGTGCACCGCGTGCCAAAGGATAAGCTGGATTGGTCCCCGAGCGAGGGGGTGCGCAGCGTGCTGGACCAGTTCCAGGAGGTCGCGACAATCGTGGGCGACCACTGGGAGATCTACTCTGACCGGAAGATGGACTGGGACGAGGAGAAATGGGGCGCCTACATGGAGCGCAGGCAGCAGCTGAAGACGGTCGAGGAGCTTGAGGCGCGGCTTAAGGCGGACACGGCCCGATTGGTGGAATTCACGCGGAGCCTTGCGCCGGAGGAGTTTGCCGCCACCACCCAGATGCCCTTTCCAGGAGACCACCGCGTGGCGGACAACATCCAGTACCACGTGTGGAACATGGCGTACCACGAGGGCCAAATCGCGCAACTGCTCCAGCAACTGGGCATAGATCCCATGGGATAG
- a CDS encoding LacI family DNA-binding transcriptional regulator — MTLADVARLAGVSVQTVSQVLAGTPQARIAEKTRAKVAEAAQQLEYRPNRLAQAMRQGKTYVISVWTHLEVPCPAAIDALCEIARVVRLDGYELMVHEIRPQRTGESSFRLPRFPADGAFWLSMGDPDCLLESQPFCSDVPAVILGYSEGGKSDAVFWDLTGALRHLLVQVAGDGISEVCHIGRRRKEYSRTTFEAVASELGLCPRWLEPEDESGMPSIQELTAFLDGSPTPKAVFCTSMNAALVVERKLLSLGVKLPQQCQVWAYYSSCEGLASGPPVSLAAVPVPEAVELAWQMLRERMEGSDAEPRAVLLPMPLVACE; from the coding sequence GTGACGTTGGCTGATGTCGCCCGACTTGCGGGAGTTTCCGTCCAAACGGTCTCGCAGGTTCTCGCCGGGACTCCCCAAGCCCGGATCGCGGAGAAGACCCGCGCCAAGGTCGCCGAGGCCGCACAGCAGCTTGAGTACCGCCCGAACCGCCTCGCCCAAGCCATGCGGCAGGGCAAGACCTACGTTATCTCGGTTTGGACGCACCTGGAAGTGCCGTGTCCGGCGGCGATCGACGCCCTTTGCGAGATCGCGCGGGTCGTCCGTCTCGACGGCTACGAGTTGATGGTGCACGAGATCCGCCCGCAGCGGACGGGGGAGAGCTCCTTCAGGCTGCCCCGGTTTCCGGCGGACGGGGCCTTCTGGCTCTCGATGGGCGACCCGGATTGCTTGCTTGAAAGCCAGCCGTTCTGTTCGGACGTCCCGGCGGTGATCCTCGGCTATTCGGAAGGGGGCAAGTCAGACGCCGTGTTCTGGGACCTCACAGGTGCCCTGCGGCACTTGCTGGTCCAGGTCGCGGGTGACGGCATCAGTGAGGTTTGCCACATCGGGCGTCGGAGGAAGGAGTACAGCCGCACGACTTTCGAAGCGGTGGCGAGCGAGCTCGGCCTTTGCCCGCGTTGGCTGGAGCCGGAGGATGAGAGCGGGATGCCCTCCATCCAAGAGCTGACGGCGTTTCTGGACGGTTCGCCGACCCCGAAGGCCGTTTTTTGCACTTCGATGAACGCGGCCCTGGTGGTTGAGCGAAAGCTGCTTTCACTCGGCGTCAAGTTGCCCCAGCAATGCCAGGTGTGGGCGTACTACAGCTCTTGCGAAGGTTTGGCGAGCGGCCCGCCTGTCTCGCTCGCCGCGGTGCCGGTCCCAGAGGCAGTGGAGCTTGCCTGGCAGATGCTGCGTGAGCGGATGGAGGGCTCCGATGCGGAACCGCGCGCCGTGCTCTTGCCCATGCCGCTGGTCGCTTGCGAGTGA
- a CDS encoding VOC family protein → MESEQQAVTPMLAVRDAEAAIEFYRDVFGAEEIGERHPYEGKIGHAELRIGTGLVMLADELPEFNVSPESLGGTPVILHLEVQDVDGIVARAEVAGAVVVRPPENFPYGRTSKIRDPYGHVWMLNGPVDVQL, encoded by the coding sequence GTGGAGTCAGAACAGCAGGCGGTCACCCCGATGTTGGCGGTTCGCGACGCGGAGGCGGCAATCGAGTTTTACCGGGACGTCTTTGGGGCCGAAGAGATCGGCGAGCGGCACCCTTATGAGGGCAAGATCGGCCATGCCGAGCTGCGAATCGGCACCGGGCTCGTAATGCTGGCGGACGAGCTTCCCGAGTTCAACGTATCGCCCGAATCCCTTGGCGGTACCCCCGTCATCCTGCACCTGGAGGTGCAGGACGTCGACGGCATCGTCGCCCGCGCCGAGGTCGCTGGGGCCGTCGTCGTCCGTCCCCCTGAGAACTTCCCCTATGGCCGCACTTCGAAGATTCGCGATCCTTATGGTCATGTATGGATGCTAAATGGCCCGGTGGACGTTCAACTTTAG
- a CDS encoding YceI family protein: MKRLSLTAVSLAVLSFGVGAFHPGVANADPVRSKGAASVFTEEATFKIDSMHAHIGFEINHLGLSEVHGRFDKFEGTIHEDPADLTKSRVEFSAEVASINTAVPMRDQDLRSERYFSAEQYPTMTFKSSKVSRNGEGYTVTGELTLRGKSKEVTIPFKHYGPIKAGPQERIGVVAEPIKIKRSDFGVGSMEKMPNGTLPLSDEVIVRISFEAIKAE, encoded by the coding sequence GTGAAACGATTGAGTCTTACTGCGGTTTCCCTTGCCGTCCTCAGTTTCGGCGTCGGGGCCTTCCACCCCGGTGTCGCCAATGCCGACCCGGTTCGGAGCAAAGGCGCCGCGAGCGTGTTTACAGAGGAGGCCACGTTCAAGATCGACTCCATGCACGCGCATATCGGGTTCGAAATCAACCACCTCGGACTTTCCGAAGTTCACGGCCGGTTCGATAAATTCGAAGGCACGATCCATGAAGACCCGGCAGATCTGACCAAGTCGAGGGTCGAATTCAGCGCGGAGGTCGCCTCGATCAATACCGCCGTCCCGATGCGAGACCAAGACCTGAGGTCGGAGAGATACTTCTCAGCCGAGCAATATCCGACGATGACTTTCAAAAGCTCGAAAGTTTCGAGGAATGGCGAGGGCTACACGGTGACGGGAGAGCTCACCCTAAGAGGTAAGAGTAAGGAGGTCACGATCCCCTTTAAGCATTACGGCCCCATAAAGGCCGGCCCGCAAGAGAGGATTGGTGTTGTCGCAGAACCGATCAAGATAAAGCGCAGCGATTTTGGGGTGGGCAGCATGGAAAAGATGCCCAATGGAACGCTGCCTCTGAGCGACGAGGTGATCGTGCGAATTTCTTTCGAGGCGATCAAGGCAGAATAG
- a CDS encoding thioredoxin family protein — MLKRLFAAILLTSLVVPALAQKVAADKQEKFDPTRDAAKDVAYGVELARKQGKRVLLDVGGEWCPWCHKLDKMFREDVEVAKTLKKHYVVIKINYSEENTNEAVLKKYGKVEAFPHLFVLDEKGKVLCSQDTGALESGDHHDHDKVMAFLNKWARK; from the coding sequence ATGCTAAAGCGACTCTTCGCCGCGATCCTCCTCACATCCCTGGTAGTGCCCGCGCTCGCTCAAAAGGTCGCGGCCGACAAACAGGAGAAGTTCGACCCCACGCGCGATGCGGCAAAGGACGTTGCCTATGGGGTGGAACTGGCCCGCAAACAGGGCAAGCGCGTCCTCCTGGACGTCGGCGGCGAATGGTGTCCTTGGTGCCACAAGCTAGACAAGATGTTTCGCGAAGACGTGGAAGTCGCAAAGACGCTTAAGAAACACTACGTCGTGATCAAGATCAACTATAGCGAGGAGAACACCAACGAGGCGGTGTTGAAAAAGTACGGGAAGGTCGAAGCCTTCCCGCACCTTTTCGTCCTCGATGAAAAGGGCAAAGTCTTGTGTTCGCAGGACACAGGGGCCCTGGAAAGTGGCGACCATCACGACCATGACAAAGTGATGGCTTTCCTGAACAAGTGGGCACGCAAGTGA
- a CDS encoding PAS domain-containing protein: protein MSPRERRVLELAAQGLTDKGIAVKLGISATTVITYWSRIRAKIGQHPRTELVAAFVRASTEADIAALKEELRKMAVREEELRRDFAKMEHILDAAPEAMLAVDPAGVVLRGNQLAAEMLACPIEKFSGVRVGKFIPEEFHDAHREYRRDLVETPRRVEVAHGQPVEILDYHGNRILGFVTVNVARYPDSTIAVVILRKARSTDDAGL, encoded by the coding sequence ATGTCGCCCCGGGAACGGCGAGTTCTCGAACTTGCCGCACAGGGCTTAACCGACAAAGGAATCGCCGTTAAGCTCGGCATCTCCGCCACGACGGTGATAACTTATTGGTCGCGGATAAGGGCTAAGATCGGCCAACATCCTCGGACCGAACTCGTGGCCGCCTTCGTGCGGGCGTCGACCGAAGCCGACATCGCCGCCCTCAAAGAAGAGTTGCGCAAGATGGCGGTTCGGGAGGAGGAACTTCGCCGCGATTTCGCGAAGATGGAGCACATCCTTGATGCGGCCCCTGAAGCGATGCTGGCGGTCGACCCGGCCGGGGTCGTCCTCCGGGGGAACCAGCTTGCGGCCGAAATGCTGGCATGCCCCATCGAAAAGTTTTCCGGCGTGCGTGTGGGCAAGTTTATCCCTGAAGAGTTTCACGATGCGCATCGCGAATACCGCCGCGACCTGGTCGAAACCCCGCGGCGCGTCGAAGTGGCCCACGGCCAACCGGTCGAGATCCTGGACTACCACGGGAACCGTATCCTGGGTTTCGTCACCGTGAACGTCGCGCGCTATCCGGACAGCACGATCGCGGTGGTGATATTGCGAAAAGCGCGCTCGACAGACGACGCTGGTTTATAA
- a CDS encoding Rieske (2Fe-2S) protein, which translates to MTNQDSPNVENDRDDEMSRRGFVRVAVVGVSVAYLAALGYPIYRYLYSPVEKAQAMAAVTEISLEKADELPKGSAMIFKFGVRPALLIHHEDDSWIALDAVCTHMGCTVAYHPETQQIRCACHGGVYDAKTGHNVSGPPPRPLTAYKTDVQSGFVKVSRV; encoded by the coding sequence ATGACTAATCAAGACAGTCCAAACGTCGAGAACGATAGGGACGACGAGATGTCCCGCCGAGGCTTCGTGCGCGTCGCCGTCGTCGGGGTCTCTGTCGCCTACCTGGCCGCGCTCGGATACCCCATCTACCGCTACCTCTATTCGCCGGTCGAGAAGGCGCAGGCGATGGCGGCCGTCACCGAAATCTCCTTGGAGAAGGCCGACGAGCTCCCGAAGGGCTCCGCGATGATCTTTAAGTTCGGCGTGCGCCCCGCGCTGCTCATCCATCACGAGGACGACTCTTGGATCGCCTTGGACGCGGTCTGCACCCACATGGGCTGCACCGTGGCTTACCACCCCGAGACGCAGCAGATCAGGTGCGCCTGCCACGGCGGGGTCTACGACGCCAAGACGGGCCACAACGTCTCGGGCCCGCCGCCCCGGCCCCTCACCGCGTACAAGACCGACGTCCAATCCGGATTTGTCAAGGTGTCGAGGGTCTAA
- a CDS encoding cytochrome bc complex cytochrome b subunit, producing the protein MAKIGSYLVDRLGLEDVIAHAKKKTVPLHNQTAWYYWGGISLFCFLLQAVTGVLLMVYYRPGPEAYESVRQLTYEIHFGWLIRSMHVWAASAFLLSVFIHMFTVYFMRAYRRPREIGWWSGILLLLLGLTFGFSGYLLPMDDLAFFATKVGLEVPASIPLIGQPIADLLRGGLEVTEFTVQRFFALHAVVLPLLYLPLLGVHLWLVQKHGNALPPSEEEKPESERKSMPFFPNFLAKDLAMWLITLNVIALMAAAFPWQLGPMADPLAPAPVGIKPEWFFMSPYAVLKLLGNLFPGMAGEAIGMTLFTLGLVLWALVPVFDNKHENGTRGRQATYFGIFVVAVLILTTMWGYLGPL; encoded by the coding sequence ATGGCAAAGATCGGTTCCTACCTCGTCGACCGGCTCGGCCTGGAAGACGTCATCGCCCATGCGAAGAAGAAGACGGTTCCCCTCCACAACCAAACGGCTTGGTACTACTGGGGCGGGATCTCGCTCTTCTGCTTCCTGTTGCAGGCCGTCACCGGCGTCCTCTTAATGGTCTATTACCGCCCCGGCCCCGAGGCTTACGAATCGGTCCGGCAGCTGACTTACGAGATCCACTTCGGCTGGCTCATCCGGTCGATGCACGTTTGGGCGGCGAGCGCTTTCCTCCTCTCGGTGTTCATCCACATGTTCACCGTGTACTTCATGCGGGCGTACCGACGTCCGCGTGAGATCGGCTGGTGGTCCGGCATCCTGCTCTTGCTGCTCGGGCTCACGTTCGGGTTCAGCGGCTACCTCCTGCCGATGGACGACCTCGCGTTCTTCGCGACCAAGGTCGGCCTGGAAGTCCCCGCCTCGATCCCGCTCATCGGCCAGCCCATCGCGGACCTGCTGCGGGGGGGCCTCGAAGTCACGGAGTTCACCGTCCAGCGCTTTTTCGCCCTGCACGCCGTCGTCCTGCCGCTTCTTTACCTGCCGTTGCTCGGCGTCCACCTCTGGCTCGTCCAGAAGCATGGCAACGCCCTGCCGCCCAGCGAAGAGGAGAAGCCGGAATCGGAGCGGAAGTCCATGCCGTTCTTCCCGAACTTCCTTGCCAAGGACCTCGCCATGTGGCTCATCACGCTCAACGTGATCGCGCTGATGGCCGCCGCCTTCCCCTGGCAGCTCGGGCCGATGGCCGACCCCCTGGCTCCCGCCCCCGTCGGCATCAAACCGGAGTGGTTCTTCATGAGCCCTTACGCCGTGCTCAAGCTTCTCGGCAACCTCTTCCCCGGCATGGCCGGAGAGGCGATCGGGATGACCCTCTTCACTCTCGGCCTCGTGCTCTGGGCGCTCGTGCCGGTCTTCGACAACAAGCACGAGAACGGGACGCGCGGCCGCCAAGCCACGTACTTCGGCATCTTCGTCGTCGCCGTGCTCATCCTGACGACCATGTGGGGCTACCTGGGCCCGTTATAA